The genomic region AAGCGCGTATCGGCGTGCCGGCAGATGGCACTACGTTCATTCAAAAGGATAACTATGCGAATCAAGGGGCAAAAGCAGAATTTGACGTTGATTTCGGCGCGAAGTCGCTTTCAGGTAAGTTGACAGAAAAAAATGATACAACCCCCGCTTTTTATATTGAAAAAGGTGTGATTGATGGCAACGGTTTCCACGCTTTGGCGCATACTCGGGAGAACGGTATTGACCTTTCCGGGCAGGGTTCGACTAACCCGAAGAACTTCAAAGCCGACAATCTTCTTGTAACGGGCGGCTTTTATGGCCCGCAGGCGGCGGAATTGGGCGGTAATATTATCGACAGCGACCGGAAATTCGGCGCGGTATTCGGTGCGAAGAAAGATAATAAAGAGGTGGAAAAATGAATAAGAAACACGGTTTTCAGCTTACTCTGACTGCCTTGGCTGTTGCAGCCGCTTTCCCATCATATGCGGCAAACCCCGAAACGGCGACACCTGATGCGGCGCAGACCCAATCCCTGAAAGAGGTTACCGTCCGTGCCGCCAAAGTGGGACGGCGATCGAAAGAGGCGACCGGTTTGGGCAAAATCGTCAAAACGTCGGAAACGTTGAACAAAGAACAGGTACTCGGTATCCGCGACCTGACGCGCTACGATCCGGGCGTGGCGGTTGTCGAACAGGGTAACGGCGCGAGCGGCGGTTATTCGATACGCGGCGTGGATAAAAACCGTGTGGCGGTTTCGGTTGACGGCGTTGCCCAAATACAGGCGTTTACCGTGCAGGGATCGTTGAGCGGATACGGCGGACGCGGCGGCAGCGGCGCAATCAACGAAATCGAATATGAAAACATCAGCACGGTGGAAATCGACAAAGGTGCCGGTTCGTCCGATCACGGCAGCGGCGCACTCGGCGGCGCGGTCGCCTTCCGCACCAAAGAGGCGGCAGACCTGATTTCAGACGGCAAAAGTTGGGGGATACAGGCAAAAACTGCCTACGGCAGTAAAAACCGCCAATTTATGAAGTCGCTCGGCGCGGGTTTCAGCAAAGATGGTTGGGAAGGGCTGCTAATCCGAACCGAACGCCAAGGGCGGGAAACGCGCCCGCACGGCGATATTGCGGATGGGGTGGCATACGGCATAAACCGTTTGGACGCGTTCCGCCAGACACACGATATTCAAAGCCAAGATAAAACAGGGCAATTTTTCTTAGTAGAGGGCGAGAATACACTCAAGCCCGTGGCAAAATTGGCGGGCTACGGGATATATTTGAACCGCCAGCTTAACCGCTGGGTAAAAGAACGTATTGAAAAAAATCAGCCTTTAAGTGCTGAAGAAGAAGCGATGGTGCGGGAGGCGCAGGCGCGCCACGAAAACCTGTCCGCCCAAGCTTACACGGGCGGCGGCAGGATATTGCCCGATCCGATGGATTACCGCAGCGGCTCTTGGCTTGCCAAGCTGGGCTACCGCTTCGGCGGCAGGCATTATGTCGGCGGCGTGTTTGAGGATACCAAACAGCGTTACGATATCCGCGATATGACGGAAAAACAGTATTACGGTACGGACGAGGCGGACAAGTTTAGAGACAAGAGCGGGGTGTACGACGGCGACGATTTCCGCGACGGCTTGTATTTTGTGCCGAATATAGAAGAGTGGAAGGGCGATAAAAAGTTGGTCAGGGGCATAGGTTTGAAATATTCCCGCACCAAATTTATTGATGAACATCACCGCCGCCGCCGTATGGGTTTGCTGTACCGTTATGAAAACGAAGCGTATTCTGACAACTGGGCGGATAAGGCGGTGTTGTCGTTTGACAAACAGGGCGTGGCAACCGACAACAACACGCTGAAGCTGAATTGCGCCGTGTATCCTGCTGTGGACAAATCCTGCCGCGCGTCGGCGGACAAACCGTATTCCTACGACAGCAGCGACCGTTTCCACTACCGCGAACAGCACAATGTTTTGAATGCCTCGTTTGAGAAATCGCTGAAAAACAAATGGACGAAACACCATCTGACTTTGGGCTTCGGTTACGATGCTTCCAACGCGATTTCCCGCCCTGAACAGCTTTCCCACAATGCGGCAAGGATTTCGGAACACACGGGGGAGTACACCGCCGACGACAAAGACAAGTACCGTTTGGGTAAGCCCGAAGTCGTCGAAGGGTCGGTCTGCGGCTACATCGAAACCCTGCGTTCCCGCAAATGCGTGCCAAGAAAAATCAATGGCAGCAATATCCATATTTCTTTGAACGACCGTTTTTCAATCGGCAAATATTTTGATTTCAGCTTGGGCGGCAGGTATGACCGGAAAAACTTCACCACGTCGGAAGAACTCGTCCGCAGCGGGCGGTATGTTGACCGTTCGTGGAACAGCGGCATCGTGTTCAAACCGAACCGGCATTTTTCTTTGTCTTACCGCGCCTCCAGCGGCTTCAGAACGCCCTCATTCCAAGAACTTTTCGGGATAGACATTTATCACGATTATCCGAAAGGCTGGCAGCGTCCCGCCCTGAAATCGGAAAAGGCAGCCAACCGCGAAATCGGTTTGCAGTGGAAGGGCGATTTCGGCTTTTTGGAAATCAGCAGCTTCCGCAACCGTTATACCGATATGATTGCCGTTGCCGATCACAAAACCAAATTGCCGAATCAGGCAGGACAATTGACAGAGATTGATATACGCGATTATTACAATGCCCAAAATATGTCGCTCCAAGGCGTTAATATATTGGGAAAAATCGACTGGAACGGTGTGTACGGCAAACTGCCCGAAGGTTTGTACACCACATTGGCATACAACCGCATCAAACCGAAATCGGTATCCAACCGGCCGGACTTGTCCCTCCGCAGCTATGCTTTGGATGCGGTACAGCCGTCGCGTTATGTTTTGGGGTTCGGATACGACCAGCCAGAGGGGAAATGGGGCGCAAACATTATGCTGACCTATTCCAAAGGGAAAAACCCTGACGAGCTTGCTTATCTGGCAGGCGATCAAAAACGATATTCGACAAAAAGAGCGTCGTCTTCTTGGTCGACGGCAGACGTTTCCGCCTATCTGAATCTGAAAAAACGGCTGACCTTGAGGGCGGCTATCTACAATATCGGCAACTACCGCTACGTTACTTGGGAATCCTTGCGCCAGACTGCGGAAAGCACGGCAAACCGGCACGGCGGCGACAGCAACTATGGAAGGTATGCCGCACCGGGCAGGAACTTCAGCCTCGCGCTTGAAATGAAGTTTTAAAGGAAATACCGTCTGAAAGCTTGATCTGCACCCCAAAAGTCGGACTAAACCGCCAACTGATTAAGGTGCAGGTTTTTTTGATTCAATATAAACAAGATTTCCGCCGTCATTCCCGCGCAGGCGGGAATCCAGACATTCAATGCTAAGGCAATTTATCGGGAATGACTGAAACTCAAAAAACTGGATTCCCACTTTCGTGGGAATGACGGCAGAGCGGCTTCTGTTGCTCCTGATAAATGCCGCAATCTCAAATCCCGTCATTCCCGCGCAGGCGGGAATCTAGACATTCAATGCTAAGGCAATTTATCGGAAATGACTGAAACTCAAAAAGCTGGATTCCCACTTTCGTGGGAATGACGGCAGAGCGGTTTCTGCTTTTTCCAATAAATGACCCCAACCTAAAATCCGTCATTCCCGCGCAGGCGGGAATCTAGACATTCAATGCTAAGGCAATTTATCGGGAATGACTGAAACTCAAAAAACTAGATTCCCACTTTCGTGGGAATGACGGCAGAGCGGCTTCTGTTGCTCCCGATAAATGCCGCAATCTCAAATCCCGTCATTCCCGCGCAGGCGGGAATCTAGACATTCAATGCTAAGGCAATTTATTGAAAATGACTGAAACTCAAAAAGCTGGATTCCCACTTTCGTGGGAATGACGGCAGAGCGGCTTCTGTTGCTCCCGATAAATGCCGCAATTTCAAATCCCGTCATTCCCGCGCAGGCGGGAATCTAGACATTCAATGCTAAGGCAATTTATCGGAAATGACTGAAACTCAAAAAGCTGGATTCCCACTTTCGTGGGAATGACGGGATACAGGTTCGTGGGAATGACGGGATGCAGGTTTCCGTATGGATGGATTCGTCATTCCCGCGCAGGCGAGAATCTAGACATTCAATGCTAAGGCAATTTATCGGGAATGACTGAAACTCAAAAAACTGGATTCCCACTTTCGTGGGAATGACGCGATTAGAGTTTCAAAATTTATTCTAAATAGCTGAAACTCAACGCACTGGATTCCCGCCTGCGCGGGAATGACGAATTTCAGGTTGCTGTTTTTGGTTTTCTGTTTTTGTGAAAATAACAGGATGAGACCTTTGCAAAATTCCCTTCCCTCCCGACAGCCGAAACCCAAACACAGGTTTTCGGCTGTTTTCGCCCCAAATACCTCCTAATTCTACCCAAATACCCCCTTAATCCTCCCCGGATACCCGATAATCAGGCATCCGGGCTGCCTTTTAGGCGGCAGCGGGCGCACTTAGCCTGTTGGCCGCTTTCAACAGGTTCAAACACATCGCCTTCAGGTGGCTTTGCGCACTCACTTTAATCAGTCCGAAATAGGCTGCCCGCGCATAATGCCGTCTAACAACTGATGTTCTTCCAGATGTTCGGTTTTCCGCACTGTCGTAGCCTTTGTCGGCATAGACGGTCGTACCTTCGGGTAACCCTTCCAACAACGGCGACAGGTGTTTGCACTCATGGGCATTGGCGGGAGTAATGTGCAGTTTCTCGATATAGCCTTCTGCATCGGTACGGGTATGTTGTTTGTAACCGAGTCTGTAGAGGCCGTTTTTCTTTGTCCAACGGGCATCGCTGTCTTTACTCGGTGTGGTTTGGCCGCTGATTTGTCCTTCTTCGTCAACTTCTATGGCCTGACGCTGTTTGCTGCCAGCGGTCTGAATAATGGTGGCGTCAATGACGGCGGCGGATGCTTTCTCTACTTTTAAGCCTTTTTCGGTCAGTTGGCAGTTAATCAGTTCCAACAGTTCGGACAGGGTGTCGTCTTGCGCCAGCCAGTTGCGGTAGCGGCATAAGGTGCTGTAATCGGGGATGCTCAGTTCGTCAAAACGGCAAAACAGGTTGAAGTCGATGCGGGTGATGAGGCTGTGTTCGAGTTCGGGATCGGAGAGGCTGTGCCATTGTCCGAGCAAGACGGATTTGAACATGGACAACAGGGAATAGGTGGGACGGCCGCGGTGGTCTCGGACGTAACGGATTCTTTGACGGTTCAGGTATTGTTCGATCGGTTGCCAATCAATCACTTGATCTAGCTTCAATAGTGGGAAGCGGTCGATGTGTTTGGCAATCATGGCTTGGGCGGTTTGTTGGAAGAAGGTGCTCCTAAATGTCTTGGTGGGAATTTAGGGGATTTTGGGGGATTTTGCAAAGGTCTCGGGATAGGAGTGTGGGATATGTGGAAGCGTTGTTTATTGTGTAAGAAAAAACCGCAGGTATTTGAAACCTGCGGTTTTTTGGTTTACAGCTTGCTGTCTTCGCTGTCCAAGAAACTTCTCAAACGGTCGCTTCTTGTCGGATGCCGCAGCTTGCGGAGTGCTTTTGCCTCGATTTGTCGGATGCGTTCGCGCGTTACGTCAAACTGTCTGCCGACTTCTTCCAGCGTGTGGTCGGTGTTCATATCGATGCCGAAACGCATACGCAGGACTTTTGCCTCACGCGGTGTCAGGCTTTCGAGGATTTCTTTGGTTACTTCGTGCAGGCTGGTGTACATTGCCGCATCGGCCGGCGCAACATTGTTGGCATCTTCGATGAAGTCGCCCAAGTGCGAATCGTCGTCGTCGCCGATGGGGGTTTCCATCGAAATCGGCTCTTTGGCGATTTTCATGATTTTGCGGATTTTGTCTTCGGGCATCTGCATCAGTTCGGCAAGTTTGGCGGAATCGGGTTCTTCGCCGGTTTCTTGAAGGTGTTGGCGCGAGATGCGGTTCATCTTGTTGATGGTTTCAATCATATGTACCGGAATGCGGATGGTACGCGCCTGATCGGCAATCGAGCGGGTGATTGCCTGACGGATCCACCAGGTTGCGTAGGTGGAGAACTTATAGCCTCGGCGGTATTCGAACTTGTCGACCGCTTTCATCAGGCCGATGTTGCCTTCCTGAATCAAATCAAGGAACTGCAAGCCACGGTTGGTATATTTTTTGGCGATGGAAATCACGAGGCGCAAGTTTGCCTGAATCATTTCCTGTTTGGCGGCTGCGGTTTCTTTTTCGCTCGACACCATATTTTTGTTGATTTCTTTCAACTCTTCGATGGAAATGCGGGTTTCTTTTTCCATATCCGCCAACTCGGTTTGTTTTTCGAGGATGGCGTGGCGGAAGCGGTCGAGCGCGTCGCTCCAAACCCTGCCTTTGGCGATTTCTTCTTCAATCCATTCTAGATTGGTGATTTCGGGCAGGAAGTTTTGGATGAAGTAGTCGCGTTCCATATGGACGCGGTCGAGGCAGATGTCGCGGATTTCGCGTTCGAGTTTGCGGATGTTTTCTACTTTCCCGCGCAGGCTGCTGCTGAGGCTGTCGATTTGCCGGGTGGCGAAACGGACTTCCAGCAGTTTGTTGGCAATCGCGTCGCGGTAGGCGAGATAGTCTTTGTGCCGGCTGTGGTGTTTTTCCAAACGGCCGATCATTTTTTTGTAGTCTTTTTCGATTTGGGCAAAGTGGCCGATGACTTTTTGTTTCAATTCGGCGAGATTGGCTGCCGAGATTTCATCCGCATCTTCTTCCGATTCTTCGTCGTCTTCGTTTTCGTCCGAATTGTCGTTGGAAGGTTTCTCGGGTGCTGTGGTTTCCAAGTGCCCCAAGCCCAATTCGTTGAGCAATACTTCATTCGGGTCGATAATGGCTTCTACGACTTCGTCGACGCGGATTTCG from Neisseria meningitidis harbors:
- the rpoD gene encoding RNA polymerase sigma factor RpoD → MSKNQNHEEYQDDARPLTIEEQRARLRQLIIMGKERGYITYSEINDALPDDMSDADQIDNIVSMISGLGIQVTEHAPDAEDILLSDNAAVTDDDAVEEAEAALSSADSEFGRTTDPVRMYMREMGQVDLLTREDEIIIAKKIENALKNMVQAISACPGSIAEILELIEKIRKDEIRVDEVVEAIIDPNEVLLNELGLGHLETTAPEKPSNDNSDENEDDEESEEDADEISAANLAELKQKVIGHFAQIEKDYKKMIGRLEKHHSRHKDYLAYRDAIANKLLEVRFATRQIDSLSSSLRGKVENIRKLEREIRDICLDRVHMERDYFIQNFLPEITNLEWIEEEIAKGRVWSDALDRFRHAILEKQTELADMEKETRISIEELKEINKNMVSSEKETAAAKQEMIQANLRLVISIAKKYTNRGLQFLDLIQEGNIGLMKAVDKFEYRRGYKFSTYATWWIRQAITRSIADQARTIRIPVHMIETINKMNRISRQHLQETGEEPDSAKLAELMQMPEDKIRKIMKIAKEPISMETPIGDDDDSHLGDFIEDANNVAPADAAMYTSLHEVTKEILESLTPREAKVLRMRFGIDMNTDHTLEEVGRQFDVTRERIRQIEAKALRKLRHPTRSDRLRSFLDSEDSKL
- the lbpA gene encoding lactoferrin/transferrin-binding protein LbpA produces the protein MNKKHGFQLTLTALAVAAAFPSYAANPETATPDAAQTQSLKEVTVRAAKVGRRSKEATGLGKIVKTSETLNKEQVLGIRDLTRYDPGVAVVEQGNGASGGYSIRGVDKNRVAVSVDGVAQIQAFTVQGSLSGYGGRGGSGAINEIEYENISTVEIDKGAGSSDHGSGALGGAVAFRTKEAADLISDGKSWGIQAKTAYGSKNRQFMKSLGAGFSKDGWEGLLIRTERQGRETRPHGDIADGVAYGINRLDAFRQTHDIQSQDKTGQFFLVEGENTLKPVAKLAGYGIYLNRQLNRWVKERIEKNQPLSAEEEAMVREAQARHENLSAQAYTGGGRILPDPMDYRSGSWLAKLGYRFGGRHYVGGVFEDTKQRYDIRDMTEKQYYGTDEADKFRDKSGVYDGDDFRDGLYFVPNIEEWKGDKKLVRGIGLKYSRTKFIDEHHRRRRMGLLYRYENEAYSDNWADKAVLSFDKQGVATDNNTLKLNCAVYPAVDKSCRASADKPYSYDSSDRFHYREQHNVLNASFEKSLKNKWTKHHLTLGFGYDASNAISRPEQLSHNAARISEHTGEYTADDKDKYRLGKPEVVEGSVCGYIETLRSRKCVPRKINGSNIHISLNDRFSIGKYFDFSLGGRYDRKNFTTSEELVRSGRYVDRSWNSGIVFKPNRHFSLSYRASSGFRTPSFQELFGIDIYHDYPKGWQRPALKSEKAANREIGLQWKGDFGFLEISSFRNRYTDMIAVADHKTKLPNQAGQLTEIDIRDYYNAQNMSLQGVNILGKIDWNGVYGKLPEGLYTTLAYNRIKPKSVSNRPDLSLRSYALDAVQPSRYVLGFGYDQPEGKWGANIMLTYSKGKNPDELAYLAGDQKRYSTKRASSSWSTADVSAYLNLKKRLTLRAAIYNIGNYRYVTWESLRQTAESTANRHGGDSNYGRYAAPGRNFSLALEMKF